From a region of the Chromatiales bacterium genome:
- a CDS encoding protoheme IX farnesyltransferase, with translation MLGRAKYYFEVCKPRVVVLMLFTALVGMLMAAPLTLSFSTMIAAMTGIALVSAAAAAINHATDRKIDALMQRTKDRPLPSGALSTREVLIFAITIGIIGTVILMFWVNMLTAVLTLLSLVGYAVVYTRFLKYATPQNIVIGGAAGATPPMLGWVAATGQLDFGAFLLFLIIFVWTPPHFWALAMYRKEEYAAAGVPMLPVTHGEDFTRLQILLYIVLLTLVTMLPYATALSGSIYLFSAILLNAVFIYYGIILRYRRGPKYAMETFGFSVVYLMLLFAALLVDRYISLLI, from the coding sequence ATGCTCGGCCGCGCTAAATATTACTTTGAGGTTTGTAAGCCTAGGGTCGTCGTGCTGATGCTGTTTACTGCACTGGTGGGTATGCTAATGGCTGCTCCGCTAACACTGTCTTTTAGTACGATGATTGCAGCAATGACAGGGATTGCATTAGTTTCGGCTGCCGCTGCTGCTATAAACCATGCTACAGATCGCAAAATAGATGCGTTAATGCAGCGCACCAAAGACCGTCCACTACCTAGCGGTGCATTGTCTACTCGCGAAGTACTTATTTTTGCTATCACAATAGGAATTATTGGCACTGTGATACTAATGTTTTGGGTTAATATGCTTACTGCTGTTTTAACCTTGCTATCACTAGTCGGCTATGCCGTCGTCTATACGCGCTTCTTAAAGTACGCCACTCCTCAGAATATAGTAATCGGCGGTGCTGCCGGTGCCACGCCGCCGATGCTGGGTTGGGTAGCTGCTACTGGACAGTTGGATTTTGGAGCATTTTTATTATTTTTAATTATTTTTGTTTGGACGCCGCCACACTTCTGGGCACTTGCAATGTATAGAAAAGAAGAATATGCCGCTGCTGGTGTGCCGATGTTGCCGGTCACTCACGGTGAAGACTTTACGCGTTTGCAGATATTACTATATATCGTTTTGCTCACACTGGTGACCATGCTCCCGTATGCAACTGCGCTATCCGGTTCGATTTATTTATTCTCGGCGATATTGCTTAATGCGGTCTTCATATACTACGGTATTATTTTACGGTACAGACGCGGACCTAAATACGCAATGGAGACCTTCGGCTTTTCCGTTGTTTATTTGATGCTACTGTTTGCTGCGCTACTTGTTGATCGTTATATATCTCTATTAATCTAA